In Scleropages formosus chromosome 10, fSclFor1.1, whole genome shotgun sequence, a single genomic region encodes these proteins:
- the LOC108932256 gene encoding extracellular calcium-sensing receptor-like, with translation MASNEWSDLSKDGDIVIGGLFSFDVINTEDIYAFKSSPVKSKCTRKHFREFKSARTMIFTLEEINRNKKLLPGVTLGYRIFNACGNQNLLSAAMAAVVGPEEQYKSGEDCIATRVQALIGHSTSGTSGIVSKTIAPFHIPLISHLSTCECLSNRNLYPTFFRTVPSDQFQVKALVELLKHFGWTWVGYIYSAETYAEEGTAEFIKTAKEEGICTEYMLQFFGTASENALLSVVQKIKSSTSKVVLAFMSLTYFNNFLEMTKEMNVTGIQWIGSEAWVSARQLANSGTANILQGAMGFAITESYIPGLADFLLSLQPSDAPESIFTRAFWETVFGCSLSSSSSSVNLKLCSGSEDLRTVTNDYTDMSDSRPVYSIYKAVYAVAHAIHSLLQCHNGKNPTTGERCYNKSDIQPWQVLQHLKTVNFTTFSGDKVYFDKNGNSVPEYDLVNWQIDSKGSVKIVNIGRYDGSLPSGKRFIIKQNVSIMWSGNQEKVPKSVCTESCPPGTRKALNKRRPVCCFDCIQCADGEISNGTDSVNCMKCPGEYWSNDRRDQCILKATEFLSYGDIMGLLLLVFACLGALLALAIFAVFYLSKNTPIVRANNSELSFLLLFSLTLCFLCSLTFIGRPSQWSCMLRHTAFGVTFVLCISCVLGKTIVVLMAFRATLPGSNVMKWFGPPQQRLSVLAFTLIQVLICVLWLTLSPPFPNKNMKYYKDKIILECDVGSAVGFWAVLGYIGLLSLMCFVLAFLARKLPDNFNEAKFITFSMLIFCAVWITFIPAYVSSPGKFTVAVEIFAILASSSGLLFCIFLPKCYIIIFRPNLNSKKHLIGKTISK, from the exons ATGGCAAGCAATGAATGGTCGGATCTATCAAAGGACGGAGACATTGTAATAGGAGGACTTTTCTCATTTGACGTTATCAATACGGAAGATATTTACGCCTTCAAAAGTAGTCCAGTGAAATCAAAATGTACAAG AAAACATTTCAGAGAGTTTAAGTCTGCCCGTACAATGATCTTCACTCTTGAGGAGATCAACAGAAACAAGAAGCTTCTCCCAGGTGTCACACTAGGATACAGGATCTTCAATGCCTGTGGAAACCAGAACTTGCTCAGTGCAGCAATGGCTGCTGTGGTTGGGCCAGAAGAGCAGTACAAGTCGGGAGAAGACTGCATCGCGACCAGAGTACAGGCACTCATCGGACACTCAACATCTGGAACCAGCGGCATAGTGAGCAAGACAATCGCTCCATTTCACATTCCACTG ATCAGCCACCTTTCAACCTGTGAATGTCTGAGCAATAGAAATTTATATCCAACATTTTTTAGAACTGTACCCAGTGACCAGTTTCAGGTAAAAGCTCTTGTGGAGCTCCTGAAACACTTTGGCTGGACATGGGTGGGTTACATATATAGTGCAGAGACATATGCTGAGGAAGGAACAGCAGAATTCATCAAAACTGCAAAGGAAGAAGGAATCTGCACTGAATACATGCTACAGTTCTTTGGAACTGCATCAGAAAATGCATTACTTTCAGttgttcagaaaataaaaagctcCACCTCAAAAGTTGTTTTAGCTTTCATGTCTCTCAcctattttaataattttttagaGATGACAAAGGAGATGAATGTTACAGGAATCCAGTGGATTGGAAGTGAGGCCTGGGTTTCAGCAAGACAATTAGCAAACTCAGGAACTGCGAATATTCTGCAAGGTGCAATGGGGTTTGCCATTACCGAGAGTTACATACCAGGTCTGGCAGATTTTTTACTGAGTTTGCAGCCATCAGACGCGCCTGAGAGCATCTTCACTAGGGCCTTCTGGGAGACAGTGTTTGGCTGCAGTCTTTCTTCCTCCAGCAGCTCGGTCAACCTTAAACTGTGCAGTGGATCAGAAGATTTAAGGACTGTCACTAATGACTACACAGACATGTCAGATTCAAGACCTGTTTACAGTATCTATAAAGCAGTGTATGCTGTAGCACATGCTATCCACAGTCTCCTGCAGTGTCACAATGGGAAAAATCCCACCACTGGAGAGCGCTGTTACAATAAGAGTGACATCCAGCCATGGCAG GTTTTGCAACATCTGAAGACAGTAAATTTTACCACGTTTTCTGGGGACAAGGTCTATTTTGATAAGAATGGAAATTCGGTGCCCGAATATGATTTAGTGAACTGGCAAATTGACTCAAAGGGTTCTGTCAAAATTGTGAACATTGGCCGATACGACGGGTCCCTGCCAAGTGGAAAAAGGTTTATAATAAAGCAGAATGTTAGCATTATGTGGTCTGGAAACCAGGAAAAG GTGCCGAAGTCAGTCTGCACAGAAAGCTGTCCTCCCGGAACACGGAAAGCACTAAACAAGAGAAGGCCTGTCTGCTGCTTCGACTGCATTCAGTGTGCTGATGGAGAAATAAGTAACGGGACAG ACTCTGTCAACTGCATGAAGTGCCCTGGGGAGTACTGGTCCAATGACAGAAGAGACCAGTGTATTCTGAAAGCCACTGAGTTTCTGTCTTACGGGGACATTATGGGACTacttctccttgtgtttgcttgTCTTGGTGCACTTTTAGCACTtgccatttttgctgttttctatCTTTCCAAAAACACTCCCATCGTGAGGGCCaacaactcagagctgagcttcctgctgctcttctcgctcaccctctgtttcctttgctctctcactttcatcggccggccctctcagtggtcctgcatgctgcgtCACACAGCGTTCGGGGTcacctttgtcctctgcatctcttgtgTTCTGGGCAAAACGATAGTGGTGTTGATGGCCTTCAGGGCTACACTGCCAGGCAGCAATGTCATGAAATGGTTTGGACCTCCACAGCAGAGACTCAGTGTTCTTGCATTCACTCTCATTCAGgtcctcatttgtgtgctctggttaacattatcccctcctttccccaacaagaacatgaagtactacaaagacaagatcattctcgagtgtgacgtgggctcagccgtgggcttctgggctgtgttgggctacattggtctcctctctctcatgtgctttgtactggctttcctggccaggaagctgcccgacaacttcaacgaagccaaattcatcacattcagcatgctcATATTCTGTGCGGTGTGGATCACCTTTATCCCGGCCTATGTCAGCTCACCGGGCAAGTTCACTGTAGCTGTTGAGATCTTTGCCATTTTAGCTTCAAGTTCTGGTTTGCTCTTTTGCATTTTCCTGCCAAAGTGCTATATCATCATATTCAGGCCCaatttaaattcaaagaaaCATCTAATTGGCAAAACTATctcaaaatga